A section of the Diabrotica virgifera virgifera chromosome 8, PGI_DIABVI_V3a genome encodes:
- the LOC114335407 gene encoding uncharacterized protein LOC114335407, whose amino-acid sequence MFKVLTPECYLYQFVNKGNSIPREKLLKQLAQSFYITQTKRRICNSNVSRQSQTIAADILDTIFLSISEPPRANENRKRKRCHLCPAKKDRKTSYVCAECKIPLCLCLQCCVQVCKKCKEKLQFVFKPFVLLHFVTLVYK is encoded by the exons ATGTTTaag GTGTTAACGCCAGAGTGTTACCTATATCAGTTTGTAAACAAAGGAAATTCTATCCCTCGGGAAAAATTACTAAAACAATTAGCACAAAGCTTTTACATTACACAGACGAAGAGAAGAATATGTAACTCCAATGTGTCCCGACAGAGTCAAACTATTGCGGCAGATATTCTTGACactatttttttaagtatttctGAGCCTCCTCGTGCCAATGAAAATCGAAAAAGAAAGCGATGTCATCTCTGTCCTGCCAAGAAAGACAGAAAAACGAGCTATGTTTGCGCAGAGTGTAAAATACCTCTATGTCTATGTTTACAATGTTGTGTTCAAGTATGCAAGAAATGCAAAGAAAAACTTCAATTTGTGTTTAAACCATTTGTGTTACTTCACTTTGTAACcttagtttataaataa